One genomic region from Salinicola endophyticus encodes:
- the cysP gene encoding thiosulfate ABC transporter substrate-binding protein CysP, whose translation MLRFASSRRWFAASTLGLALALGSVAPAQADQPRELLNASYDIARELFAAVNPKFIDWWQQQHDEQVSVKQSHGGSSTQARSIMQGLRADVVTFNQVTDVNVLADAGLVAKDWQAQYPNHASPYYSTTAFLVRKGNPKQIENWDDLARDDVELVFPNPKTSGNGRYTYLAAWAYADQAFDGDKAKIEAYMKRFLGNVEVFDTGGRGATTTFVERGIGDVLITFESEVNNIRNEYGADDYEVVVPPVSILAEFPVAVVEEYAERNGNLDLAKGYLDYLYTEEAQRLLASFNYRVNDEAVAAEFSDRFPQTELLRVEDVFGSWPEAMKTHFASGGELDQLQRR comes from the coding sequence ATGCTCCGATTCGCTTCGTCTCGCCGCTGGTTCGCCGCTTCCACCCTGGGGCTCGCTCTCGCCCTGGGTAGCGTCGCTCCGGCCCAGGCCGATCAGCCCCGCGAGCTGCTCAACGCCTCCTACGATATCGCCCGCGAGCTGTTCGCCGCGGTCAATCCCAAGTTCATCGACTGGTGGCAGCAGCAGCACGACGAGCAGGTGAGCGTGAAGCAGTCCCACGGCGGCTCTTCGACCCAGGCACGTTCGATCATGCAGGGCCTGCGCGCCGACGTGGTGACCTTCAACCAGGTCACCGACGTCAACGTGCTCGCCGACGCCGGGCTGGTGGCCAAGGATTGGCAGGCGCAGTATCCCAACCACGCCTCGCCCTACTACTCGACCACCGCCTTCCTGGTGCGCAAGGGCAACCCCAAGCAGATCGAGAACTGGGACGACCTGGCGCGCGACGACGTCGAGCTGGTGTTCCCCAACCCCAAGACCTCGGGCAACGGCCGCTACACCTATCTGGCCGCCTGGGCCTACGCCGACCAGGCCTTCGACGGCGACAAGGCCAAGATCGAAGCCTACATGAAGCGCTTCCTGGGCAACGTCGAGGTGTTCGACACCGGTGGTCGCGGCGCCACCACCACCTTCGTCGAGCGCGGCATCGGCGACGTGCTGATCACCTTCGAGTCCGAGGTCAACAACATTCGCAACGAATATGGCGCGGATGACTACGAGGTGGTGGTGCCGCCAGTGAGCATCCTGGCCGAGTTCCCGGTGGCGGTGGTCGAGGAGTACGCCGAGCGCAACGGCAACCTGGATCTGGCCAAGGGCTACCTGGACTACCTCTACACCGAAGAGGCCCAGCGCCTGCTCGCCAGCTTCAACTACCGGGTCAACGACGAGGCGGTGGCGGCCGAATTCAGCGATCGCTTCCCACAGACCGAGCTGCTGCGCGTCGAGGACGTCTTCGGTAGCTGGCCCGAGGCGATGAAGACCCACTTCGCCAGCGGCGGCGAGCTGGACCAGCTGCAGCGCCGATGA
- the cysT gene encoding sulfate ABC transporter permease subunit CysT has product MIAATLRRQASRRVLPGFGLSLGVTLTFVSLILLLPLISLVGQLSQLSLSQYWFLISDPRILASYRVTLLAAAVAALFNAAFGLLMAWVLVRYEFPGKRLVDALMDLPFALPTAVAGVTLATLYSSQGWVGRWLETLGLPIAYTWVGIALAMAFTSIPFVVRTVQPILEDLPSEVDEAAVTLGARDGHAFRRVILPHLWPALVTGTGLAFVRSLGEFGAVIFIAGGKPFETEITSLMIFVKLQEYDYAGAAAVASIVLATSLALLLVINLWQGRFIRRLHGGGA; this is encoded by the coding sequence ATGATCGCCGCGACCCTGCGCCGGCAGGCCAGCCGCCGCGTCCTGCCGGGCTTCGGGCTCTCGCTGGGGGTGACGCTGACGTTCGTCTCGCTGATCCTGCTGCTGCCGCTGATCAGTCTGGTGGGGCAGCTGTCGCAGCTGAGCCTGTCGCAGTACTGGTTTCTGATCAGCGATCCGCGCATCCTCGCCAGCTACCGGGTGACCTTGCTCGCCGCGGCGGTGGCGGCGCTGTTCAACGCCGCCTTCGGGCTGCTAATGGCGTGGGTGCTGGTGCGCTACGAGTTCCCCGGCAAGCGTCTGGTGGACGCGCTGATGGATCTGCCCTTCGCCCTGCCCACCGCTGTCGCCGGGGTCACCCTAGCAACGCTCTACTCGAGCCAGGGCTGGGTCGGGCGCTGGCTCGAGACGCTGGGCCTGCCGATCGCCTACACCTGGGTCGGCATCGCCCTGGCCATGGCCTTCACCAGTATTCCGTTCGTGGTACGCACGGTGCAGCCGATCCTCGAGGATCTACCGAGCGAGGTCGACGAGGCCGCAGTGACCCTAGGCGCGCGTGATGGCCACGCCTTCCGCCGGGTGATCCTGCCCCATCTGTGGCCGGCCCTGGTCACCGGCACGGGGCTGGCCTTCGTGCGCTCGCTGGGCGAGTTCGGCGCGGTGATCTTCATCGCCGGCGGCAAGCCGTTCGAGACCGAGATCACCTCGCTGATGATCTTCGTCAAGCTGCAGGAGTACGACTACGCCGGCGCCGCCGCGGTGGCCTCGATCGTGCTGGCGACCTCGCTGGCACTGCTGCTGGTGATCAATCTGTGGCAGGGGCGCTTCATTCGCCGCCTGCATGGGGGAGGCGCCTGA